A single genomic interval of Arachis duranensis cultivar V14167 chromosome 7, aradu.V14167.gnm2.J7QH, whole genome shotgun sequence harbors:
- the LOC107458094 gene encoding uncharacterized protein LOC107458094: MSTHGRGRGRGRGRIGTVTPGLAGNDPVDFMAALGNMAVAMQVTAEALGNQINQGNHGNNNDEDGPMTLATFLKVHPPTFRGTSNPTDADNWIQAIERALQAQQVPEEQWVEFGTYQLQARNAKELELMQLKQGQITVAEYTSRFEELCRFSRICQGAPDDFAEWKCIKYEGGLRSDILSFVAPMEIRVFSELVNKSRVAEDCLRKATSDKSDQRIFVRRDHRRNFAPRGQDFKRGGYTPQPHLGQNNFQRFNNNNSQGRGKGKQAQTPPNDLTCRRCGKYHPNTPCRAGLGVCYYCGEAGHLSWNCPEKKKNQEAGKAQHQGRVFTMTADGAGIADTPIRGNHALIIEISDCLA, translated from the exons ATGTCGACTCACGGACGCGGTCGCGGCCGAGGTAGAGGTAGGATAGGCACTGTTACTCCTGGCCTGGCAGGAAATGATCCAGTAGACTTCATGGCTGCCCTGGGAAATATGGCTGTGGCTATGCAGGTGACAGCCGAGGCACTGGGTAATCAGATAAACCAGGGTAATCACGGAAACAATAATGATGAGGACGGTCCCATGACACTTGCTACATTTCTGAAAGTTCACCCTCCGACCTTTAGGGGAACCTCAAATCCCACAGATGCAGATAATTGGATTCAAGCTATAGAACGGGCACTGCAGGCTCAGCAGGTTCCTGAGGAGCAATGGGTTGAGTTTGGAACTTATCAGCTGCAGG CCAGAAATGCCAAAGAACTTGAATTAATGCAGTTAAAGCAGGGACAGATTACTGTTGCTGAGTATACTAGCAGGTTTGAGGAGTTATGTCGCTTTTCTCGTATTTGTCAAGGTGCGCCTGATGATTTTGCTGAGTGGAAATGTATTAAGTATGAGGGAGGTCTTCGAAGTGATATTCTGAGCTTCGTTGCACCAATGGAGATCAGAGTGTTTTCAGAACTGGTAAACAAAAGTAGAGTTGCTGAGGATTGTCTGAGAAAGGCGACATCAGATAAGAGTGATCAGCGAATTTTTGTTAGGAGAGATCACAGAAGGAACTTCGCCCCTAGAGGACAAGATTTTAAGCGAGGCGGTTATACCCCACAACCACATTTGGGTCAGAATAACTTCCAGagattcaataataataacagcCAGGGAAGAGGCAAAGGAAAGCAAGCTCAGACCCCACCGAATGATTTAACTTGTAGGAGGTGTGGAAAGTACCACCCGAATACTCCGTGCAGGGCTGGTTTAGGTGTATGCTATTACTGTGGTGAAGCTGGGCATTTGTCTTGGAATTGtccagaaaagaaaaagaatcaagaagctggaaaggCACAACATCAGGGACGCGTGTTCACTATGACAGCGGATGGTGCTGGAATCGCAGATACTCCGATTAGAGGTAATCACGCACTGATAATCGAAATTTCTGACTGCCTTGCGTAG